From the Psilocybe cubensis strain MGC-MH-2018 chromosome 9, whole genome shotgun sequence genome, one window contains:
- a CDS encoding Meiotically up-regulated gene 89 protein, producing the protein MNLFSRKKIPQKDTNQEENEGQKRPANTAFKQQRLKAWQPILAPKTVLPLVLLLGLLFVPIAVLLIWGSSLVTEIAIDYTECENQSASSSNSSLNFVNIPSNKYSYKLRSKDAKESHEISTPRYAFLDNTNNATVTDVSDKKQCAIQFQIPADLEPSVLLYYKLTNFYQNHRRYVKSLNSKQLKGKFVSATDLDKSDCKPLSSIDGKAIYPCGLIANSVFNDTFSNPVLLNPSGSSQSSQTYELSSRNIAWPGEANKYVSSPIIPGGYSSFDEIVPPPNWHNRFPNNYTKENPPPDLHNDERFQNWMRTAGLPTFTKLYGRNDNDTMQKGTYQIIVGLNFPVLSYKGTKSIVISTVSWSGGKGNFLGWSYIAAAVVYLLLAVFGAARQLIKPRRIGDISHLSWNQQKIL; encoded by the exons ATGAACCTCTTTAGCAGGAAGAAAATTCCACAAAAAGACACAAACCAGGAGGAAAATGAAGGCCAGAAGCGCCCTGCTA ATACTGCTTTTAAGCAACAGAGGCTCAAAGCATGGCAGCCCATCCTGGCTCCAAAGACGGTTCTGCCCCTAGTGTTGCTTCTTGGTCTTTTATTCGTGCCCATCGCTGTCTTACTCATCTGGGGTTCGTCCCTCGTGACGGAGATTGCGATTGACTACACGGAATGCGAAAACCAgtcggcgtcgtcgtcaaACAGCTCCCTCAATTTCGTCAATATCCCATCGAACAAATATTCCTACAAACTTCGTTCTAAAGATGCAAAAGAATCCCACGAAATTTCCACACCTCGTTATGCATTTCTTGACAATACCAACAATGCCACCGTAACGGATGTTTCTGACAAGAAACAATGTGCTATTCAATTCCAAATTCCTGCAGACCTTGAGCCATCCGTTCTTCTCTACTACAAACTTACAAACTTTTACCAAAATCATCGTCGCTACGTAAAGAGTTTGAATTCCAAACAACTAAAAGGCAAATTTGTCAGTGCTACAGATCTTGACAAAAGCGACTGCAAGCCTCTCTCTTCCATAGACGGCAAGGCTATATATCCATGTGGTCTTATCGCGAATTCTGTATTCAACG ACACATTTTCCAACCCAGTGTTGCTCAACCCATCCGGGTCCTCGCAATCGTCTCAGACCTACGAGCTCTCTTCAAGAAATATTGCATGGCCCGGAGAGGCAAATAAATATGTTTCATCACCTATTATCCCTGGTGGCTATTCTAGCTTTGATGAGATTGTCCCCCCTCCTAACTGGCACAACCGCTTTCCAAATAATTATACCAAGGAAAATCCCCCTCCCGACCTCCACAATGACGAGCGCTTCCAGAACTGGATGCGAACTGCGGGGCTTCCTACCTTTACAAAACTCTATGGCAGAAATGACAACGACACGATGCAAAAGGGTACATACCAAATAATTGTTGGACTAA ATTTCCCCGTCCTTTCATACAAAGGAACTAAATCGATTGTTATATCCACTGTCTCATGGTCTGGTGGAAAGGGCAATTTCTTGGGATGGTCGTACATTGCTGCAGCAGTAGTTTATCTTTTGCTCGCAGTTTTCGGCGCCGCCCGTCAGCTCATTAAACCAAG GCGTATTGGAGATATATCTCATCTGTCATGGAATCAACAAAAGATCCTATGA
- a CDS encoding putative cytosolic iron-sulfur protein assembly protein 1, whose protein sequence is MDVDLPYKPQWNTGHEDRAWHVAWNPAKPLLASCSADKTVRLYSYASSSNEATPGLEFQLITSIPTGHAKTVRSVAWAPAGQTLATASFDSNIGIWEKEADEWECISTLEGHETECKCIAYSASGTLLASCSRDKTVWIWEVHPDGDFETISVLMEHTQDVKFVSWHPIEEILASASYDDTIKLYIEDPSDDWYCFSTLSGHTSTVWSLAWSPGTSSYLASSSDDKTVRVWRRVAEHKWECVLVLGGHDRSVYSVSWNKAPKSVRKSTPGCLGWLASAGGDGKVLIWELSEPILEDNTSGNVSLLPPRHKLIASIPSAHGVHDVNSVVWCPREGYEDLLATTGDDGYTRVWKIVPTT, encoded by the exons ATGGACGTCGATCTCCCATACAAA CCCCAATGGAATACAGGTCACGAAGACCGTGCCTGGCACGTAGCTTGGAACCCGGCAAAACCATTGCTTGCATCTTGTTCAGCTGACAAAACCGTCCGACTCTATTCCTATGCCTCCAGCTCAAATGAAGCAACCCCGGGACTCGAATTTCAATTGATAACTAGCATACCAACAGGGCATGCGAAGACAGTGCGCTCCGTCGCGTGGGCGCCTGCAGGCCAGACACTTGCGACCGCATCGTTCGATTCCAACATCGGGATATGGGAAAAGGAAGCGGATGAGTGGGAGTGTATAAGCACACTAGAAGGACATGAAACGGAATGCAAGTGTATCGCATACTCCGCTTCCGGGACGCTATTGGCGAGCTGCAGCAGGGATAAGACCGTCTGGATCTGGGAAG TACACCCTGACGGCGATTTCGAAACCATTTCTGTTCTTATGGAACACACTCAAGACGTAAAATTTGTCAGCTGGCATCCGATAGAGGAGATTCTTGCCTCTGCTTCTTACGACGACACAATCAAGCTTTACATCGAAGATCCCTCTGACGACTGGTATTGCTTTTCTACGCTATCTGGGCACACTTCAACAGTGTGGTCTCTAGCATGGTCCCCGGGGACCAGCAGCTACCTCGCATCGTCAAGCGACGATAAGACCGTGCGAGTCTGGAGGCGAGTCGCTGAGCATAAATGGGAGTGCGTGCTGGTGCTCGGAGGCCATGATAGGAGCGTGTACAGCGTCAGCTGGAATAAGGCCCCCAAATCCGTCCGAAAATCTACCCCTGGTTGTCTTGGTTGGTTGGCGAGTGCAGGTGGGGACGGGAAGGTTCTTATATGGGAGCTCTCG GAACCCATCTTGGAGGATAACACAAGCGGAAATGTCAGTCTTCTTCCACCTCGGCATAAACTGATTGCATCAATACCGTCAGCGCACGGTGTACACGATGTTAACTCGGTTGTTTGGTGTCCTCGAGAAGGATATGAAGACCTGCTAGCTACCACCGGCGACGATGGCTACACACGCGTGTGGAAAATTGTCCCTACGACATGA